One genomic window of Corynebacterium diphtheriae includes the following:
- a CDS encoding DUF3558 family protein — protein sequence MRHLIRGKHAQSHSKPAVLFALLATLALAGCEGSSPSSSAQRTSTSLSPESAEATFFNPCEVLSAEDFAEMGLVRTKDPIEYDKNKPFTLDCAFVRPGKTTIDGYYVISTDTRTVEGIAPNVRFIDEKFPVEVLGSYSYERIHGMFKADCEAAIATPTGRLAVSASSLVTEKTAEEFCIEANQILFDVNNKKGE from the coding sequence ATGCGCCACCTCATCCGAGGAAAACATGCACAGTCGCACTCGAAACCAGCGGTGCTTTTCGCGCTGCTGGCCACGCTGGCCCTCGCAGGGTGCGAAGGGAGTTCGCCTTCGAGCTCGGCTCAAAGGACCTCAACCTCGTTGAGTCCTGAGTCTGCTGAAGCAACTTTCTTCAATCCCTGCGAGGTGCTCAGTGCGGAAGATTTTGCTGAAATGGGATTGGTTCGTACTAAGGATCCAATTGAGTACGACAAAAATAAACCGTTCACATTGGATTGTGCATTTGTCAGGCCTGGGAAGACAACAATTGACGGATATTATGTGATATCGACAGATACTCGTACGGTTGAGGGAATTGCTCCTAATGTGCGATTTATAGATGAGAAATTTCCAGTGGAAGTGCTTGGCTCATACTCGTACGAACGAATTCACGGAATGTTTAAAGCTGACTGTGAAGCGGCCATTGCGACACCAACCGGTCGTTTAGCTGTTTCTGCAAGTTCGTTAGTCACTGAAAAGACGGCCGAAGAGTTTTGTATAGAGGCAAACCAGATTTTATTTGATGTAAATAATAAAAAGGGGGAATAA
- a CDS encoding HNH endonuclease signature motif containing protein encodes MAFFRNCDPDDPLCIDECRLQKFEYLRWVRLLPGGDEDVLSYCASIGARLGKSEGYVSRRIDAFSMLLELSKVHELQLKMWHLDITRLMVIAQALSGVEKEVIEEIDAPLARFLTPKRDNQKMPGPKVIKKFIVDLLVRVEDAVEEVDSPQELAIDFYDAGNGKTGINAVVDNATASIFRDQLMRLAKAHECDDSSALLLMATQEGKSLTINLYKGDNFGELMTADGYRLSRKSVDLVFPNASRRSLEGVENVETRGYSFTPSMRAYIQARDGVCRFPGCSIRAVNCDIDHVEEYGLGGKTTARNAQCLCRRHHNLKTSKAVDCEISGDASISWILEDGTKVVTLPEGIFSADRLFGQTFAQRVVDRIRRRKLRMRKNSCDDVPF; translated from the coding sequence ATGGCATTTTTTCGAAACTGCGATCCAGATGATCCGTTATGTATAGATGAATGTAGACTGCAGAAATTCGAATATTTGCGCTGGGTTCGTCTATTGCCTGGCGGTGATGAAGACGTGCTCTCATATTGTGCTTCCATTGGTGCGAGGCTGGGAAAGTCTGAGGGATATGTGTCACGGCGTATCGACGCCTTCTCCATGCTGTTGGAGCTATCCAAAGTGCATGAATTGCAGTTAAAAATGTGGCATTTAGACATCACGCGTTTGATGGTTATCGCGCAGGCATTGTCGGGAGTTGAAAAAGAAGTAATTGAGGAAATTGATGCACCTTTAGCAAGGTTCTTAACTCCCAAGCGTGATAATCAAAAAATGCCTGGACCAAAAGTGATTAAGAAATTTATTGTCGACTTATTGGTCAGGGTGGAAGATGCTGTAGAGGAAGTGGACTCACCCCAAGAATTAGCGATAGATTTTTATGATGCTGGAAACGGAAAAACGGGAATTAATGCGGTTGTAGATAATGCAACTGCTTCCATATTTCGAGATCAGTTAATGCGGTTGGCAAAAGCACATGAATGTGACGATTCTTCAGCTTTGTTATTGATGGCTACTCAAGAGGGAAAATCTTTAACTATCAACCTCTATAAAGGGGATAATTTTGGCGAACTCATGACAGCTGACGGGTATAGGTTGAGTAGAAAGTCAGTTGATCTTGTATTTCCCAATGCTTCACGACGATCTCTAGAAGGGGTCGAAAATGTGGAAACACGTGGATATAGCTTCACTCCATCGATGCGTGCGTATATCCAAGCTCGCGACGGTGTCTGCAGGTTTCCAGGATGCTCGATCCGTGCTGTTAACTGCGACATAGACCATGTTGAAGAGTACGGGCTAGGAGGAAAGACTACTGCTCGAAATGCTCAATGTTTGTGTCGAAGGCATCATAATCTGAAAACCTCTAAGGCTGTCGATTGTGAAATAAGCGGAGATGCATCGATATCGTGGATCCTTGAAGATGGTACGAAAGTAGTAACACTTCCGGAGGGGATATTTTCCGCGGACAGATTATTTGGCCAAACTTTTGCGCAAAGAGTTGTGGATAGGATTCGTCGTCGCAAGCTGCGTATGCGTAAAAATTCATGTGACGATGTGCCATTTTAG